CATCTGTGATTCAGTTTTCATTATGGATAAAAACTTTTGTTAAATTTTCTCCTTGCCCACGGGTATGTCATCAGCCTAGTAGTTTCTCTAGGAATTCACTTTTTGCTTTAGCAGGAACCTACTGTTTCGGGAAATAGAAAATTTTAAGGAAAAACGGATTTTGATGTTTCAATGGCTTCAGACTGTTGAACTTTACTTTCAGTGACGGACCATTATTTCCTGTCATAGGTTTTAACCGTGGAAGGATTTGAGCACCTGGGATTTCTGATGCACTTTGGTGACAAGGGATCCGAAAGAGTTCCCTTGAGCCAAGCTACTTCTTTCTTTGCTGATTCAGATCGTGATATGCCTGCTGTACCTGTTCCTGCTGCGCAAGTCCATGATTGGATCTCACAGAATATAGCTGCTGCATTGGAACATTTAACTGAAAAAGCTTCTGCAAAAGATAACGGGTCAGCTAGTGCTTCTGATCATGATATTCCCATGGCTGATGTCTGCACAAGTTCCATCAAAGCCTCAACAAGTGCTAGAGGTCCATGCTTTATTGAAGGGATCTCTAAATCCTCATATGTCAAGCAAGCATCTGATATAAAAGGTTCTTCTTTAAAGGTAGCTTTGGAGTGCCTTACGTTTTGTTTTGCTGTGTCATTGAAATATATTATAAATGTAGTTTGCATCTTAATGATTGAGGTACTGTTTTTAGGCCTCTATAATTAGCTAATTGTATAAAACTGTTGCTCCTAATACTTCAATTCACTATCTTGGTCCACTGTATCTGACTTGATTCCCTATTTTAGATTAGAATTTAGCATCCAATCAAACTTatgatagaagaaaaaaaatcttatgtAGAAGTTGATCTTTTATTGTAAAAATGTAATGTCATTGGCCATTTTCTTAATAAATTGGGTTTCAGAAATTCTATTGTAAAAATGTTTCATTTTTGGGGTGTTCTTTCAAGGCATTGACTATTGGTTGTCATTGGCCATTGGTAGAGTTTCAGGACCttgaggtcacatgttcaattttgGAAGCAACCTCTCCATATATTGTGTGGGGTGATGTTTGCGTACATCTTGTATGTTCCCAACCCTGCCCACTGTGGGACTCTTGTGCACGGCTGTTGTTTAACCTTTTATCTTGAATTCAGAATGACTCAACCTTTTCACCATCACATTCTTGTCCTAAACACCTTTTGGTGTTTGTTAGGAGAACTAAGTGTGTGGTTGTATAACAATTTGATCAATTAGTTGAAAAAGTCGTATACTAATGAAAGACTGAAAAGAAGTAGATATTTCTGCCAAAAAGTACTACAACTTTTTCAAAATTAGATGTGTAGACTTTGTTGAACAACAAATCGTGCATTTCTTTTAGGAATCCTAGGTTATGGAGTTGCAGAAGGACTTAGAAATAGAAGTTGACTAGAAATTGGCACAAGAACTGTCTCAGAGCGTGCATGAAACTTCTGTGAAATGATACAATCGTAAACGCTTTGGCTCCTGAACTTCCTTGCTTTGCCTAAAGGCATACTCTTGGGCCTATTGACTCATGACAATAACACTCGTCTCAAGGTGGTGTTTTATGTCTTCAATGTTGCATTTAGTTCTTGTGTAACTTGATTTACAAAGGTTGCCAGCTCTGTGCATTTCACTTGTTAATTGAGATATGATTGTTTTCGGGGTTTTAGGCCTTTCAACAAGAAGTTTTAAGTAGTATTTTATGTTTGCAGGTTCTTAATTGCCACGAGTctgtaatttatattttagcCCCTCTCAGATATGCCACTATCTATGGATGCTCGGATGCCACTATAGTTCTTGGAGCCGTTGGTAAGGTAAAtagaaaaatattcaaaacattTACTTTTTTTGCTCCGTATTCATGCTTCTCATGACTATTGTGTCAAGCAATCAATCTGTTGATGTGATGAGATTGATTTTGAAATCTCTCTTATATGCAACTTGTGTCTACTACAGGCTGTAAAAGTTGAACATTGTGAACGAGTTCATGTGATTACTGCAGCTAAACGTGTCTGCATTGCCAATTGCCGTGAGTGCATGTTCTTTCTAGGGGTTAACCAGCGACCACTTATTCTTGGTGATAACCATAAGCTGCAGGTACTATTGTCATCCTTTAAAGTTGGCTGGCTGTGCTATCTTCTTATTCTACATGATCAGTTTGGGTTACAAAAGTTTCCCAAGATGTTCATTCATTTGATTGTAACATTAAATGCATTTATATATGATATTCTATATAGTGGTTGTATATTTGCGAGGTGTGAAGATGTTAGCTTCATGAGTTTGTGTATTGTAGGACATACTTTCAGAAGCATTAGTTACTACATCACTTCCTCTAGTAGTTTTCTCTAGCTTCTGATCTTTGCACTCGACACTATACTCCCTTTGAGGTACAATGTTGGTGCTGGTTATGGTTCCTGTTTAGGACGAGGAACTTTTAAAGGGGTTTTGGACCTTGTACCAAGGCTGCTGTTTACTAGAATGCAATGAATGCtatgttttctttcattttcctgTTTAAATGGGTTACCCATGCTGCCATGCACCAGGCTAAGAAAAAGCAAATGTGCACCAAATCCTCTGCTGTGGAAAGCTTCTGAAAGCTTTCCTGAAGGCCTTGTACTGACCAAACTTTTCTTAGAGAGTCAAGTTTGAGCTTATCAAACCCATTTGAATGCTTATTGCATCTCGTACAAATTTTTTGATTATCACTATCCATAGGATGTCCATGTCTTCTATTTTTGTTAGTATCAATGATACTGATCGTTATCAACATCAAAGCCTTGAAGGATGTTAATCCATTCTATATTTGATGAGATGAAAGTTCATGCAGTTTGTACTAGGACACTACAGCTATTTTTGTGTATATACATTTATTGGGGGGTTCAATTGGTCAAAACGTATTATCATTTCTATGGTTCGATGCATTGAAGTGATTGGAATTCAAGGAGATCTTGTAGGCCTGTTGCAGGTGTTTGCCCAAtctcattttaattttcttttgaataaaGCTGCAGCCTTAACCATTTGAGATGGTTTTTGTGCTTGTGCAGTGCCATCACTAACATTTATAGATCAACAATCCTTTAGGTTCTTTTCATACCCTGACATTTTTCTCAGGTAGCACCATTCAATACATTTTACTCAGAGTTGGAGGAGCACATGGCGGAGGTAGGCATTGAGGCAACAACCATTAACAGATGGGATGAACCCTTGGCATTGGGAGTGGTTGATCCACATGATTCATTATCTCATCCGGCAGGTGTCTCTGATGTTCAAGCTGAGTCCGCCACTCGCCTAGACCCGGACCAGTTCACTAACTTTTTGGTGAGTTTCTACATGAAGTTTTATTGTATCTTGGGAACAAACTCAATATTGCATATTTTTAGGTTTAACATTATCAACTGATTTTTCTTGAACATCAATTGACTCGTACTTGGACTGAAACTCTTGGAATTGTGTGGATGGTGATATGATATCTATATCTTTGGAAGTCACTGTTACGTTTGTTTACCTTCTTCacatgatcatttttttttcttactatGTGCAGATTCCAAATTGGTTTGGTGGGGAATCTCATGGGTCAACAAGAGAAAATCCATTTCAATTACCAGATGCTTATATGGCATCTCAGCAGAAAAATGTAGGTGCATGATTGCAGAACAATGATTGTGGgtttaatatattgtttcaacgtatgttttttcttttggttgaaTATAATGCTCTTCAATTGTTTTTTCTATGTAGTTTTCGGTTAACTTTCTTTTTTGAGTGTCAGTTATAGTTTAACTTTCTTGATTTTTAGTTTGATGAAACATATGCATATTTTTCAATGTCCAGTTCAAGAATTTAGGGGAGATAAAACAGTCACTGAGGGAAGCTCCTCTTGAAGAAAATCAGAAGCGGGAATTGTCGGCTGCACTCCACGTATTATTCAAAGATTGGTTATATGGTAATGATTTCCTCGTTGACTGTTGccctcttttgtttttcttccgaTGAAATGCTAAATGAGACTTTTTTACATCACGTATATTCATAAGAACAAAAATTATGATACATCTTCAAGTTTCTGTCATTCTGGCGATGTTTCGGACATCTTCTCTGTTCATGTATTACTTTCAACATTCAGTCAACGATTGCAGAAGCATGTTTTTTAATTCTAGGAAACTGGCACCTTTTGTGTTCATTTTCACATTCTAGAATTTGGTCTTCTTGATTACTGTGTCAGAACAAAATGAACATTTTGTTCGTGATAATAGACAACGGCAAATTCCTGTTGTGTGATCATCTATCTGATCTGTTCTGAAAATATCTGAAATTCAGCATCATGCAATAGAAGATGACACTGCAGTTGCCAGTAAGCACAAGGAATGTGCTTGCCAATTATATTGAGAGGCACCTGTTTCtttgattgtttttattttaatttaattctaAGAGGCTGACAAATGTGAATATCCCTTTTGATATGCTTTGAAATTTACTGATTTTATATGGGTGCACTATATATCTTGCGTCGTTGCTCTTTTAAGATTGGAAAGCTTCTGGAAGGAAAAGCTTCTGTTTAGATTGTGATATACAGTTCTGTAGTACTCTCTAAAGATTTCTCCGATCTTAGGAAAATGGTATGGCAATCTGATGATATTTCTTGTTCAAATGGTATGACAGCTTCAGGAAATATCCGTCAGCTTTACTGCCTACAAGGTGACTGATGTCGTATGTAGGGGCATGTGTTCACAATAGTCAggtgttcttttcttttccaactTTGTCAAGTTCCTGCCATTTCTTTTGTTACTACAGGCAGCTGAGAATCAACACTTTGTACTTACAAATCGTCCACATTTATGCATCGACTCTGGTGCACAGAACATACCATCGCTAGTCCTCTACTCCCCTGTAATATTTCCTTTATTCTCTTGAACTAGAGAATATTTACTGCTGTAATATCTATTAATATAGGTTAGCAATTTTTTGTGGTGGTTTTTGTTCCCCCTTCTTGTGGGTCCTAGTCATGCAAATTTTTTAcattggtattttttttaatttttttttgcttttagcATTCCATTTTTCCTATAACTTTAGTGTTGTTAtttcacttttctttctttacatGAATTTGTTAAGCAATTTAGAGTTCCTTCCATAGCATAGCGCCAGATGGGGCGATCATGAATGTTGAATTCTGATTTGTTTTTTCCCGTTAATAAAGCTTTTGATTTGGCGGAAACAAATGCTTTTTAATGCTTCTGGGACTATGGTAGCTGGAAGTAACTGGAAAATTAAATCTGTTCTAGTGTTGAACCCATTGCC
The window above is part of the Tripterygium wilfordii isolate XIE 37 chromosome 3, ASM1340144v1, whole genome shotgun sequence genome. Proteins encoded here:
- the LOC119995402 gene encoding TBCC domain-containing protein 1-like, producing the protein MSDLAEPLTSTSESGLNPAPNPSTLIHPRREPFEHGLLPISKLIFTDPAQALAPLKQKFSSAGLRVDSSALADALQISVEHARLVLDTLASVLHSDFDPLTKARPDEIDSVGADWRDIILFLYIQSYKKLLPKTHKDSAAVADVWPSTSAFDGYLSALSLPQLARSNSRRFMPSQADEEAHQLSYLQKHMANILSLLADHVEGESEESMVLTVEGFEHLGFLMHFGDKGSERVPLSQATSFFADSDRDMPAVPVPAAQVHDWISQNIAAALEHLTEKASAKDNGSASASDHDIPMADVCTSSIKASTSARGPCFIEGISKSSYVKQASDIKGSSLKVLNCHESVIYILAPLRYATIYGCSDATIVLGAVGKAVKVEHCERVHVITAAKRVCIANCRECMFFLGVNQRPLILGDNHKLQVAPFNTFYSELEEHMAEVGIEATTINRWDEPLALGVVDPHDSLSHPAGVSDVQAESATRLDPDQFTNFLIPNWFGGESHGSTRENPFQLPDAYMASQQKNFKNLGEIKQSLREAPLEENQKRELSAALHVLFKDWLYASGNIRQLYCLQGD